In Gossypium raimondii isolate GPD5lz chromosome 12, ASM2569854v1, whole genome shotgun sequence, a single window of DNA contains:
- the LOC105764890 gene encoding uncharacterized protein LOC105764890, producing the protein MGEYEKMNNNNNKGKGIAVKIRVDNNQSDTGKGDDRITRSIATAKFSPRNASSKYDFVKVKVWLGDNADHYYVLSRFLLSRMLTVTKIPNHVAVKISLELKKLLIDNSLLDISQSDLEANLFKLMEWRGYGQEYISRYKMMTRFHHQRVPLVILVCGTACVGKSTIATQLAQRLNLPNVLQTDMVYELLRTATDAPLASTPVWARDFSSSEELIIEFCRECRIVRKGLNGDLKKAMKDGKPVIIEGIHLDPSIYLMNDELKAPTSVDGPSQQSVASDDNSSVQKENNFITTSQSNTENGKNHPVRLSEGVSADNVNKVSESVKSMSLETASDNKGETVKVPEVNGSTARKEKSGPKPIIIPIVLKMSEFDHKALLEERITTQALAGKCLVQDTDNLITNLKTIQNYLCSFKSQGLTVVNLSATTFSQTLDWLHGYILQSWDEGMKYYGS; encoded by the exons atgggagAGTATGAGAAGAtgaacaacaataacaacaaggGGAAGGGAATTGCAGTGAAAATAAGAGTTGATAACAATCAAAGCGACACAGGTAAAGGCGACGACAGGATTACGAGATCTATCGCCACCGCCAAATTCAGTCCCCGCAACGCTTCATCCAAATATGACTTCGTCAAG GTGAAGGTCTGGTTGGGTGATAATGCCGATCATTATTATGTTTTATCCAGGTTTTTGCTTAGCAGAATGTTAACCGTCACGAAG ATTCCGAATCATGTTGCAGTTAAAATCTCTCTTGAGCTCAAGAAGCTGCTTATAGACAACAGCCTTTTGGATAT CTCGCAGTCCGATTTAGAGGCTAATCTTTTTAAG CTGATGGAGTGGCGAGGTTATGGACAGGAGTACATAAGCCGGTACAAGATGATGACCAG ATTTCACCATCAGAGAGTTCCTTTGGTAATTCTTGTTTGTGGAACTGCTTGTGTTGGGAAGTCTACTATAGCTACACAACTTGCACAGAGGCTAAACTTGCCAAATGTCTTACAG ACAGATATGGTTTATGAATTGCTACGCACGGCAACCGA TGCACCGTTAGCATCTACTCCTGTATGGGCGCGGGATTTTAGCTCCTCTGAGgagttaattattgaattttgtcGTGAATGCAGGATAGTTCGCAAAG GGTTGAACGGGGATCTAAAAAAGGCAATGAAAGATGGAAAGCCAGTAATAATCGAG GGAATACATCTGGACCCAAGCATCTATTTAATGAATGACGAGCTTAAAGCTCCAACCTCTGTAGATGGACCATCCCAGCAGTCCGTGGCATCGGATGATAATTCTTCAgttcaaaaggaaaataattttattactacATCTCAAAGTAACACAGAAAATGGTAAAAACCATCCTGTGCGTTTATCTGAAGGCGTGTCAGCCGACAATGTGAACAAAGTGTCGGAATCTGTAAAGTCCATGTCTCTAGAAACTGCTTCTGACAATAAAG GTGAAACTGTTAAGGTACCAGAAGTAAATGGAAGTACtgctagaaaagaaaaatctggCCCTAAACCAATAATAATACCCATAGTTCTGAAGATGTCTGAATTTGATCACAAG GCATTACTTGAGGAGAGGATCACTACTCAGGCATTAGCTGGTAAATGTCTAGTTCAG gATACAGATAACTTAATAACGAACTTGAAGACTATTCAAAACTATCTTTGCTCTTTCAAGTCACAG GGTTTAACAGTTGTCAATTTATCTGCGACTACATTTTCACAGACATTAGATTGGCTACATGGATATATTCTTCAG AGCTGGGATGAAGGAATGAAATATTATGGATCCTGA
- the LOC105764892 gene encoding NO-associated protein 1, chloroplastic/mitochondrial isoform X2, giving the protein MALKTPSTFLSPLSLPKHYTLSIFNPVSLNIYRKSTPLSCKSTHSHSPSQLPLSDTKLLSSEPEGTGAASPTRGDRFLERQQADEAAKLLIKEIKKTKKKAKKVLKVNTATACCYGCGAPLQTSEVDAPGYVDMDTYELKKKHHQLRTILCGRCRLLSHGHMITAVGGNGGYSGGKQFVSADELREKLSHLRHEKALIVKLVDIVDFNGSFLSRVRDLAGANPIILVVTKVDLLPKGTDFNCVGDWVVEAITKKKLNVLSVHLTSSKSLVGIAGVASEIQKEKKGRDVYILGSANVGKSAFISALLKMMAQRDPAAAAAQKYKPIQSAVPGTTLGPIQIDAFLGGGKLYDTPGVHLHHRQAAVVHSEDLPILAPQSRLRGQSFPVSSKNGMAGKFNSNGLNGFSIFWGGLVRIDVLKVFPETCLTFYGPKKLPIHAVPTHEADEFYKKELGVLLTPPTGKDRAGEWRGLETVQQLQINFEDAERPASDVAISGLGWITIEPRRESLGISESNFAEGTKELHIAVHVPKPVEIFVRPSIPVGKAGAEWYQYRELTEKEEEIRPKWYF; this is encoded by the exons ATGGCGCTCAAAACCCCTTCCACATTTCTCTCTCCTCTCTCTCTTCCGAAGCACTACACTCTCTCTATCTTCAACCCCGTATCCCTTAATATTTACAGAAAATCCACTCCCCTTTCCTGCAAATCCACTCACTCCCACTCCCCATCTCAGTTGCCACTCTCCGATACGAAATTGCTTTCTTCCGAACCCGAAGGAACTGGTGCAGCTTCTCCGACCCGGGGAGACCGGTTTCTCGAAAGGCAACAGGCTGACGAGGCTGCCAAGCTTCTTATAAAGGAGATAAAGAAGACTAAGAAGAAGGCGAAGAAGGTTTTGAAGGTTAATACGGCAACCGCCTGTTGTTATGGTTGCGGAGCTCCATTGCAGACTTCGGAGGTGGATGCTCCGGGTTATGTGGATATGGACACCTATGAATTG AAGAAGAAACACCACCAGCTAAGAACGATTCTTTGTGGGAGATGTAGGCTTTTATCTCATGGGCATATGATCACTGCTGTTGGTGGGAATGGAGGTTATTCTGGGGGGAAGCAGTTTGTTTCAGCTGATGAGCTTCGGGAAAAGCTCTCTCACTTGCGACATGAGAAGGCTTTGATTGTTAAATTG GTTGATATTGTGGACTTCAATGGCAGCTTTTTATCTCGTGTGCGTGATCTTGCTGGTGCAAATCCTATAATACTAGTTGTGACTAAG GTTGATCTTCTTCCAAAAGGGACTGATTTTAATTGTGTGGGTGATTGGGTTGTGGAGGCCATTACAAAGAAGAAGCTTAA TGTCTTGAGTGTGCATCTTACTAGCTCAAAGTCTTTAGTAGGGATTGCTGGAGTTGCATCAGAAATCCAAAAGGAGAAGAAG GGACGGGATGTGTACATTCTG GGATCAGCAAATGTGGGAAAATCTGCATTCATAAGTGCCTTACTAA AAATGATGGCACAAAGGGATCCAGCAGCTGCAGCAGCACAAAAGTACAAACCAATACAATCAGCTGTTCCCGGAACTACTTTAGGTCCAATCCAGATTGATGCTTTCCTTGGAGGAGGG AAATTATATGATACACCAGGGGTTCATCTTCACCATAGGCAAGCTGCAGTAGTCCACTCAGAAGATTTACCTATCCTTGCTCCTCAAAGTCGGCTCAGAGGTCAATCATTCCCT GTCTCCTCCAAAAATGGGATGGCAGGGAAATTCAATTCCAATGGCTTAAATGGGTTCTCAATATTTTGGGGTGGCCTTGTCAGAATTGATGTCTTGAAG GTTTTCCCAGAGACATGTTTGACATTTTATGGGCCAAAGAAGTTACCCATTCATGCTGTGCCTACCCATGAAGCAGATGAATTTTACAAG AAAGAACTTGGAGTACTGTTGACACCACCAACTGGAAAAGATCGAGCAGGTGAATGGAGAGGACTGGAGACAGTGCAGCAATTGCAAATAAACTTTGAGGATGCTGAAAG ACCTGCTAGTGATGTGGCTATTTCAGGACTGGGGTGGATCACCATTGAACCGAGACGCGAGTCACTTGGAATATCTGAAAGTAATTTTGCAGAAGGAACCAAAGAATTGCATATTGCGGTCCATGTACCCAAGCCAGTTGAGATTTTCGTTAGGCCTTCAATACCCGTCGGTAAGGCTGGAGCAGAATGGTACCAATATCGTGAGTTAacagaaaaggaagaagaaataaGACCAAAGTGGTACTTTTGA
- the LOC105764892 gene encoding NO-associated protein 1, chloroplastic/mitochondrial isoform X1 encodes MALKTPSTFLSPLSLPKHYTLSIFNPVSLNIYRKSTPLSCKSTHSHSPSQLPLSDTKLLSSEPEGTGAASPTRGDRFLERQQADEAAKLLIKEIKKTKKKAKKVLKVNTATACCYGCGAPLQTSEVDAPGYVDMDTYELKKKHHQLRTILCGRCRLLSHGHMITAVGGNGGYSGGKQFVSADELREKLSHLRHEKALIVKLVDIVDFNGSFLSRVRDLAGANPIILVVTKVDLLPKGTDFNCVGDWVVEAITKKKLNVLSVHLTSSKSLVGIAGVASEIQKEKKGRDVYILGSANVGKSAFISALLKMMAQRDPAAAAAQKYKPIQSAVPGTTLGPIQIDAFLGGGKLYDTPGVHLHHRQAAVVHSEDLPILAPQSRLRGQSFPGCQVSSKNGMAGKFNSNGLNGFSIFWGGLVRIDVLKVFPETCLTFYGPKKLPIHAVPTHEADEFYKKELGVLLTPPTGKDRAGEWRGLETVQQLQINFEDAERPASDVAISGLGWITIEPRRESLGISESNFAEGTKELHIAVHVPKPVEIFVRPSIPVGKAGAEWYQYRELTEKEEEIRPKWYF; translated from the exons ATGGCGCTCAAAACCCCTTCCACATTTCTCTCTCCTCTCTCTCTTCCGAAGCACTACACTCTCTCTATCTTCAACCCCGTATCCCTTAATATTTACAGAAAATCCACTCCCCTTTCCTGCAAATCCACTCACTCCCACTCCCCATCTCAGTTGCCACTCTCCGATACGAAATTGCTTTCTTCCGAACCCGAAGGAACTGGTGCAGCTTCTCCGACCCGGGGAGACCGGTTTCTCGAAAGGCAACAGGCTGACGAGGCTGCCAAGCTTCTTATAAAGGAGATAAAGAAGACTAAGAAGAAGGCGAAGAAGGTTTTGAAGGTTAATACGGCAACCGCCTGTTGTTATGGTTGCGGAGCTCCATTGCAGACTTCGGAGGTGGATGCTCCGGGTTATGTGGATATGGACACCTATGAATTG AAGAAGAAACACCACCAGCTAAGAACGATTCTTTGTGGGAGATGTAGGCTTTTATCTCATGGGCATATGATCACTGCTGTTGGTGGGAATGGAGGTTATTCTGGGGGGAAGCAGTTTGTTTCAGCTGATGAGCTTCGGGAAAAGCTCTCTCACTTGCGACATGAGAAGGCTTTGATTGTTAAATTG GTTGATATTGTGGACTTCAATGGCAGCTTTTTATCTCGTGTGCGTGATCTTGCTGGTGCAAATCCTATAATACTAGTTGTGACTAAG GTTGATCTTCTTCCAAAAGGGACTGATTTTAATTGTGTGGGTGATTGGGTTGTGGAGGCCATTACAAAGAAGAAGCTTAA TGTCTTGAGTGTGCATCTTACTAGCTCAAAGTCTTTAGTAGGGATTGCTGGAGTTGCATCAGAAATCCAAAAGGAGAAGAAG GGACGGGATGTGTACATTCTG GGATCAGCAAATGTGGGAAAATCTGCATTCATAAGTGCCTTACTAA AAATGATGGCACAAAGGGATCCAGCAGCTGCAGCAGCACAAAAGTACAAACCAATACAATCAGCTGTTCCCGGAACTACTTTAGGTCCAATCCAGATTGATGCTTTCCTTGGAGGAGGG AAATTATATGATACACCAGGGGTTCATCTTCACCATAGGCAAGCTGCAGTAGTCCACTCAGAAGATTTACCTATCCTTGCTCCTCAAAGTCGGCTCAGAGGTCAATCATTCCCT GGTTGCCAGGTCTCCTCCAAAAATGGGATGGCAGGGAAATTCAATTCCAATGGCTTAAATGGGTTCTCAATATTTTGGGGTGGCCTTGTCAGAATTGATGTCTTGAAG GTTTTCCCAGAGACATGTTTGACATTTTATGGGCCAAAGAAGTTACCCATTCATGCTGTGCCTACCCATGAAGCAGATGAATTTTACAAG AAAGAACTTGGAGTACTGTTGACACCACCAACTGGAAAAGATCGAGCAGGTGAATGGAGAGGACTGGAGACAGTGCAGCAATTGCAAATAAACTTTGAGGATGCTGAAAG ACCTGCTAGTGATGTGGCTATTTCAGGACTGGGGTGGATCACCATTGAACCGAGACGCGAGTCACTTGGAATATCTGAAAGTAATTTTGCAGAAGGAACCAAAGAATTGCATATTGCGGTCCATGTACCCAAGCCAGTTGAGATTTTCGTTAGGCCTTCAATACCCGTCGGTAAGGCTGGAGCAGAATGGTACCAATATCGTGAGTTAacagaaaaggaagaagaaataaGACCAAAGTGGTACTTTTGA
- the LOC105764892 gene encoding NO-associated protein 1, chloroplastic/mitochondrial isoform X3, whose translation MALKTPSTFLSPLSLPKHYTLSIFNPVSLNIYRKSTPLSCKSTHSHSPSQLPLSDTKLLSSEPEGTGAASPTRGDRFLERQQADEAAKLLIKEIKKTKKKAKKVLKVNTATACCYGCGAPLQTSEVDAPGYVDMDTYELKKKHHQLRTILCGRCRLLSHGHMITAVGGNGGYSGGKQFVSADELREKLSHLRHEKALIVKLVDIVDFNGSFLSRVRDLAGANPIILVVTKVDLLPKGTDFNCVGDWVVEAITKKKLNVLSVHLTSSKSLVGIAGVASEIQKEKKGRDVYILGSANVGKSAFISALLKMMAQRDPAAAAAQKYKPIQSAVPGTTLGPIQIDAFLGGGKLYDTPGVHLHHRQAAVVHSEDLPILAPQSRLRGQSFPGCQVSSKNGMAGKFNSNGLNGFSIFWGGLVRIDVLKVFPETCLTFYGPKKLPIHAVPTHEADEFYKKELGVLLTPPTGKDRAGEWRGLETVQQLQINFEDAERTGVDHH comes from the exons ATGGCGCTCAAAACCCCTTCCACATTTCTCTCTCCTCTCTCTCTTCCGAAGCACTACACTCTCTCTATCTTCAACCCCGTATCCCTTAATATTTACAGAAAATCCACTCCCCTTTCCTGCAAATCCACTCACTCCCACTCCCCATCTCAGTTGCCACTCTCCGATACGAAATTGCTTTCTTCCGAACCCGAAGGAACTGGTGCAGCTTCTCCGACCCGGGGAGACCGGTTTCTCGAAAGGCAACAGGCTGACGAGGCTGCCAAGCTTCTTATAAAGGAGATAAAGAAGACTAAGAAGAAGGCGAAGAAGGTTTTGAAGGTTAATACGGCAACCGCCTGTTGTTATGGTTGCGGAGCTCCATTGCAGACTTCGGAGGTGGATGCTCCGGGTTATGTGGATATGGACACCTATGAATTG AAGAAGAAACACCACCAGCTAAGAACGATTCTTTGTGGGAGATGTAGGCTTTTATCTCATGGGCATATGATCACTGCTGTTGGTGGGAATGGAGGTTATTCTGGGGGGAAGCAGTTTGTTTCAGCTGATGAGCTTCGGGAAAAGCTCTCTCACTTGCGACATGAGAAGGCTTTGATTGTTAAATTG GTTGATATTGTGGACTTCAATGGCAGCTTTTTATCTCGTGTGCGTGATCTTGCTGGTGCAAATCCTATAATACTAGTTGTGACTAAG GTTGATCTTCTTCCAAAAGGGACTGATTTTAATTGTGTGGGTGATTGGGTTGTGGAGGCCATTACAAAGAAGAAGCTTAA TGTCTTGAGTGTGCATCTTACTAGCTCAAAGTCTTTAGTAGGGATTGCTGGAGTTGCATCAGAAATCCAAAAGGAGAAGAAG GGACGGGATGTGTACATTCTG GGATCAGCAAATGTGGGAAAATCTGCATTCATAAGTGCCTTACTAA AAATGATGGCACAAAGGGATCCAGCAGCTGCAGCAGCACAAAAGTACAAACCAATACAATCAGCTGTTCCCGGAACTACTTTAGGTCCAATCCAGATTGATGCTTTCCTTGGAGGAGGG AAATTATATGATACACCAGGGGTTCATCTTCACCATAGGCAAGCTGCAGTAGTCCACTCAGAAGATTTACCTATCCTTGCTCCTCAAAGTCGGCTCAGAGGTCAATCATTCCCT GGTTGCCAGGTCTCCTCCAAAAATGGGATGGCAGGGAAATTCAATTCCAATGGCTTAAATGGGTTCTCAATATTTTGGGGTGGCCTTGTCAGAATTGATGTCTTGAAG GTTTTCCCAGAGACATGTTTGACATTTTATGGGCCAAAGAAGTTACCCATTCATGCTGTGCCTACCCATGAAGCAGATGAATTTTACAAG AAAGAACTTGGAGTACTGTTGACACCACCAACTGGAAAAGATCGAGCAGGTGAATGGAGAGGACTGGAGACAGTGCAGCAATTGCAAATAAACTTTGAGGATGCTGAAAG GACTGGGGTGGATCACCATTGA